In the Roseofilum reptotaenium CS-1145 genome, one interval contains:
- a CDS encoding sulfite exporter TauE/SafE family protein, producing the protein MTPPNKISVRKGTVTICIALTVWTIWLSLLGINRAISYVMEYWEIALTMIFGSAVSGGTSLGGAAVIFPVFTKVLHIDPSEAKIFSLAIQSIGITAAAIGIVLTGIRVDWRVICWGSIGGLIGMVFGAILLAPVLPPDVIKMSFTVLLASFGITLLALNRLPREVHLGMPIWTANERIIWLLAGTMGGIISSLVGSGINIFCFSVMVILFRFCERVATPTSVILMATNAVFGFAFYAWILNDFIEPVRSYWLAAIPVVVVGAPLGAILSSLLTRQTLANIVIGLISLEIISSLLLVEMTSLAIYSSLIAMMFFSGLNYWMYRTNIYSKESVD; encoded by the coding sequence TTGACTCCCCCTAATAAGATCTCTGTTCGCAAAGGCACAGTCACGATCTGTATCGCCCTTACAGTTTGGACAATCTGGTTAAGCTTACTCGGTATCAATCGAGCTATTTCTTATGTTATGGAGTATTGGGAAATTGCTTTAACGATGATCTTTGGATCGGCAGTTTCTGGAGGAACAAGTCTGGGAGGAGCAGCAGTTATTTTTCCTGTATTTACTAAGGTTTTACATATTGACCCCTCAGAGGCTAAAATATTTTCCTTAGCCATTCAAAGTATCGGCATAACAGCCGCCGCCATAGGGATCGTCTTGACCGGCATTCGAGTCGATTGGCGGGTTATTTGTTGGGGCAGTATTGGAGGTCTAATCGGTATGGTTTTCGGTGCAATTTTATTAGCCCCTGTTTTGCCTCCAGATGTAATAAAAATGTCATTTACAGTTCTACTTGCTAGTTTTGGGATTACATTATTAGCCTTAAACCGATTACCGAGAGAAGTCCATCTAGGGATGCCAATCTGGACGGCAAATGAGCGAATCATCTGGCTACTCGCTGGAACTATGGGCGGAATCATTAGTAGTCTAGTCGGTAGTGGAATTAATATATTTTGTTTTTCTGTGATGGTGATTCTCTTTCGATTTTGCGAAAGAGTTGCTACGCCAACTTCTGTAATTTTGATGGCCACAAATGCTGTTTTTGGATTTGCGTTTTATGCCTGGATATTGAATGATTTTATAGAGCCTGTTCGGAGTTACTGGTTGGCAGCAATTCCTGTGGTTGTGGTCGGCGCTCCTCTGGGGGCAATATTATCTTCTCTCTTAACTCGGCAAACTCTTGCTAATATAGTAATTGGCTTGATTTCGCTAGAAATCATCAGTTCTTTATTACTGGTGGAGATGACTTCACTCGCTATCTATTCTAGCTTAATTGCTATGATGTTTTTTTCGGGTCTGAATTACTGGATGTACCGGACTAATATCTATAGTAAGGAATCAGTTGATTAG
- a CDS encoding VWA domain-containing protein, whose protein sequence is MTTELTKGARFNLSQNYPDLQKIQIAVGWRTTESGYDIDGSAFMLGANGLIPAEEYFVFYNNPRSPDRALQRLEDSREGRQSFMLDLSQISPVITELVFVVTIHEGVEKNQSFCYIDQAFMAISNPQTQEELARYALTEAFTSETALEFGRIYQKGGQWRFHALGQGYDSGLQGFLDQYHQERATPPARVPVAPEPIRRAKAVELEKKLEKEAPLLFDLVKKADISLQKANLTDHQAQVALCLDVSGSMYSLYHSGKIQRLAEKILALGCRFDDDGAIKIFLFAGNSQDMGEMTVENFHNFIGQAQNQYRGSGGTNYSPALQAIRNTYFPDARGANRRSPFKANVPVYVMFVTDGRPFDRDPSEQQLKWSSYEPIFWQFMAIGKSSKDVTSKRGGILGFLSGGSQFEFLENLDDLEGRYIDNADFFSVEDPEAIADQELYDLLMTEYPNWLKTARDRGLLP, encoded by the coding sequence ATGACTACTGAATTAACTAAAGGTGCACGATTTAATCTGTCCCAAAACTATCCCGATCTACAAAAAATCCAGATAGCAGTGGGTTGGAGAACTACAGAGTCGGGATATGATATTGATGGTTCAGCGTTTATGTTAGGGGCAAATGGATTGATTCCTGCCGAAGAATATTTTGTATTTTATAATAATCCCCGATCGCCCGATCGCGCTTTGCAACGACTAGAAGATTCTCGAGAAGGTCGGCAAAGCTTTATGCTTGATTTGAGTCAAATTAGCCCGGTGATTACTGAACTGGTGTTTGTCGTTACTATTCATGAAGGAGTGGAGAAAAACCAAAGTTTTTGTTACATTGACCAAGCCTTTATGGCGATCTCCAATCCCCAAACCCAGGAAGAATTAGCCCGTTATGCTTTAACTGAGGCATTTACCTCAGAAACCGCTCTAGAATTTGGTCGCATTTATCAAAAAGGAGGACAATGGCGTTTTCATGCCCTGGGTCAAGGGTATGATTCTGGATTACAAGGCTTTTTAGACCAATATCATCAAGAAAGAGCAACCCCACCCGCTCGTGTTCCTGTTGCCCCCGAACCCATCCGCAGAGCAAAAGCGGTTGAATTAGAGAAAAAATTGGAAAAGGAAGCGCCTCTGTTATTCGATTTAGTCAAAAAAGCCGATATTTCTTTGCAAAAGGCAAATTTAACTGACCATCAAGCGCAAGTTGCCCTCTGTTTAGATGTTTCTGGTTCTATGTACTCACTCTATCACTCCGGTAAAATTCAACGGTTGGCGGAAAAAATATTAGCCCTCGGTTGTCGGTTTGATGATGATGGAGCGATTAAGATTTTCTTGTTTGCCGGAAATTCCCAGGATATGGGTGAGATGACGGTCGAGAACTTCCATAATTTTATCGGTCAAGCTCAAAATCAATATCGAGGTTCAGGAGGAACTAACTATTCTCCCGCATTGCAAGCCATTAGAAATACTTATTTTCCTGATGCGAGAGGTGCAAATCGGCGATCGCCATTTAAGGCTAATGTACCAGTTTACGTGATGTTTGTCACCGATGGGCGACCGTTCGATCGTGACCCGTCCGAACAACAGTTAAAATGGTCATCCTATGAGCCGATTTTCTGGCAATTTATGGCGATTGGGAAATCGAGTAAAGATGTCACATCGAAGCGTGGGGGCATTTTAGGCTTTTTGAGCGGTGGCAGTCAATTTGAGTTTTTAGAAAATTTGGATGATTTGGAGGGACGATATATCGATAATGCAGATTTCTTCAGTGTAGAAGATCCAGAGGCGATCGCCGACCAAGAGCTGTACGATCTACTGATGACAGAATATCCCAACTGGCTCAAAACTGCCCGCGATCGAGGTTTACTACCCTAG